In Acaryochloris marina S15, a single genomic region encodes these proteins:
- a CDS encoding serine protease, translating to MVFKNFTYPTVALIGVAAVAIAPQPAQSLSPDQISGIAKQVTVLIDGQNPGSGVIINRDGDTYTVLTAFHVVGTPDEYDVVTPTDQRYKLDYQTVKRLPGIDLAVLKFKSDKTYKVADLGNSTQIQEGKPIFVAGFPQPTQAINLSIYRFTEGRLTANSSKPLADGYALVYNNSTRPGMSGGPVLDDQGALVGIHGRSDAQQQGNVYFKNDTNLGIPIDTFSTMVPQIGVKLDSNLATSPPSPSNPSIPPRPPVPQGPRAGDFYLQATDKLQRGDSQGALQDLNQAISLNPSYASAYGDRATIKFQQGDRPGALADLDQAIQIDPQLADAYGIRGLYRVVTGNIRGAQSDVEKAVRLKPEIGYASRGVVRWYRSDLSGAQSDFDQALNLKASFKDAYAVHYFRGFVRWQLGNYDGALKDLNRSIQLNPKYLEAVGVRGILRFQMGDNQGALRDFDEGIRINTGSSDIYTIRGMIRLTQGDNPEAISDFDQVIRIKPGNVALADMYGSRGIAYFQAGNDEQALASLQQAVQLAKDPSSRDSYQKLSNAINQVQSQPALRPKMKAFIQTFMQSYLKRYIGQYVQSYRPLQS from the coding sequence ATGGTATTCAAAAATTTTACTTATCCGACTGTGGCACTCATTGGGGTTGCAGCAGTTGCAATTGCACCTCAACCTGCCCAATCCCTCAGTCCTGATCAAATCAGTGGCATTGCGAAACAAGTCACGGTTCTAATCGATGGTCAAAATCCAGGATCAGGAGTGATTATCAATCGGGATGGCGATACCTATACCGTTCTCACTGCGTTTCATGTCGTCGGCACCCCCGATGAATATGATGTTGTCACCCCCACCGATCAACGCTACAAATTAGACTATCAAACCGTTAAACGCCTGCCAGGCATTGATCTAGCTGTCCTCAAGTTTAAAAGCGATAAAACCTACAAAGTCGCCGACCTGGGAAACTCTACCCAAATACAAGAAGGGAAGCCCATTTTTGTAGCGGGATTTCCACAACCGACTCAAGCCATTAACTTATCGATTTACCGATTTACCGAAGGGCGGCTCACCGCCAACTCGTCTAAACCTTTAGCCGATGGCTATGCCCTGGTTTATAACAATTCCACACGGCCTGGCATGAGCGGCGGCCCCGTCTTAGATGATCAAGGAGCCCTGGTCGGAATTCATGGTCGCTCTGATGCTCAGCAACAGGGCAATGTCTACTTCAAAAATGATACGAACCTGGGCATTCCCATTGATACCTTCTCAACGATGGTCCCTCAGATAGGGGTTAAGTTAGATTCTAACCTTGCAACCTCTCCACCTAGCCCATCCAATCCCTCTATTCCTCCACGCCCGCCAGTGCCCCAAGGACCAAGGGCAGGTGACTTTTACCTCCAGGCCACTGATAAGCTGCAGCGGGGAGATTCCCAAGGGGCGCTGCAGGATCTGAACCAGGCGATTAGTCTAAATCCTAGCTATGCCAGTGCTTATGGCGATCGGGCCACCATCAAGTTTCAGCAAGGCGATCGCCCAGGAGCGCTCGCAGACTTAGACCAAGCAATCCAGATTGATCCTCAGTTAGCAGATGCCTATGGGATTCGCGGACTATATCGGGTGGTCACTGGCAATATTCGCGGGGCTCAATCCGACGTTGAGAAAGCAGTTCGTCTAAAACCTGAAATCGGCTATGCCTCTCGGGGAGTCGTACGCTGGTATCGCAGTGATTTATCAGGGGCTCAATCCGATTTCGATCAAGCATTAAACCTCAAAGCCTCTTTCAAGGATGCCTATGCTGTTCACTATTTTCGTGGGTTTGTCCGGTGGCAGTTGGGCAATTATGATGGCGCTCTGAAAGATCTGAATCGTTCCATTCAGCTCAATCCTAAATATTTAGAAGCTGTAGGCGTTCGGGGAATTTTGCGTTTCCAAATGGGAGACAATCAAGGGGCCTTACGGGACTTTGATGAAGGCATCCGCATCAATACTGGCAGTAGTGATATCTACACCATCCGCGGCATGATTCGCCTCACCCAAGGCGATAACCCAGAGGCCATTTCTGATTTTGATCAAGTTATTCGCATCAAGCCTGGCAATGTTGCTCTTGCGGATATGTATGGTAGCCGAGGAATTGCCTACTTCCAGGCGGGGAATGACGAACAAGCTCTTGCCAGTCTTCAACAGGCGGTTCAACTGGCAAAAGATCCGAGCAGCCGAGATTCCTATCAGAAGTTAAGTAACGCGATTAACCAAGTGCAATCGCAACCTGCATTACGCCCTAAGATGAAGGCCTTTATCCAAACCTTTATGCAGAGCTATCTAAAACGATATATCGGCCAGTATGTGCAGTCCTATCGTCCTCTCCAAAGCTAG
- a CDS encoding GNAT family N-acetyltransferase — MLAEVSPLKAQDLAEAVALDLQIFGGWWSLQGYQQELDRLSSTLLGLRLRMEASNPAIRDDQTASSHPLIGISCLWRVEDEAHITMLGIHPQHQGQGLGQALLTSLLTLARLEQANRATLEVNVANSAAVKLYKKLGFKTAGQRPHYYDNGEDALILWQGDLQTSQFQQSLEVWQRDTEHQLALWGCSGLKMIWGDAKADS; from the coding sequence ATGTTGGCTGAGGTTAGCCCTCTCAAGGCCCAAGACTTAGCAGAGGCAGTAGCTTTAGATCTGCAGATTTTTGGTGGCTGGTGGAGTTTGCAAGGGTACCAGCAAGAATTGGACCGGCTGAGCAGTACTTTATTGGGACTACGATTGCGAATGGAGGCTTCGAATCCTGCAATCCGTGATGATCAGACAGCGTCATCTCATCCCTTGATTGGCATCAGTTGTCTATGGAGAGTCGAAGACGAAGCCCATATTACGATGCTGGGTATTCATCCTCAACATCAAGGGCAAGGGCTGGGCCAAGCCCTATTAACATCACTCTTAACATTAGCCAGACTTGAGCAAGCCAATCGAGCCACGTTAGAAGTCAATGTTGCCAACTCGGCAGCCGTGAAACTATACAAAAAATTGGGGTTCAAAACCGCTGGGCAACGGCCCCACTATTACGACAACGGTGAGGATGCCCTCATCCTCTGGCAAGGAGATTTACAGACCTCTCAATTTCAGCAATCTCTTGAGGTATGGCAACGCGACACTGAGCATCAACTCGCCCTGTGGGGATGCAGTGGTCTAAAGATGATCTGGGGTGATGCTAAGGCAGACTCTTAA